The following proteins are encoded in a genomic region of Bacillus marinisedimentorum:
- a CDS encoding DUF4179 domain-containing protein, translating to MNMNKQHLKNEISEIEFPQSEVFDAINSGIKKGRKEKGSGRMPRIKMIGTVSSIAASAFLASGLIFAPITNVLASVPIIGSIYDKFSLQIGHELLESNLITQLNEEAKSNGINMTITSAYYDGNVIGITFKADSDSIALNKIGDKGPETEYGYSFHLFNGNEQEQWSSTMTQLEKSDDGYIAAMEFYNPDADLPENYTLPLTFTSITGVKGIWKFDIPVKQIPSETVTTEGKSIFKDYSIQVESVIKGKATTFLKYKTTLPLVGKNDDINITVFDNEGNRLSKNRADVLSAEQNNDVVVKDVRELFNSKIKENTKYLTIQPEIRRHEQEALSSLEKNTPFIVDSKRFDYKIRVNNIEQNGNQVILNYNVQNVETKDFRKDIIQNFADFIMIIKSDKIRESESGELDMKQMLEHRIRSNQAKETGDDNLHFRSVFTIENSVGFNIKDYSLMVPFGTLSSNTPIEMEPIKIELGK from the coding sequence ATGAATATGAACAAACAGCATCTCAAAAATGAAATCAGTGAAATCGAGTTCCCTCAAAGTGAAGTTTTCGATGCAATTAATAGCGGGATAAAAAAAGGGCGAAAAGAAAAAGGATCAGGAAGAATGCCACGAATTAAAATGATTGGAACTGTTTCATCCATTGCTGCATCTGCCTTTCTTGCGTCAGGTTTAATATTTGCACCCATAACCAATGTTTTAGCATCTGTACCAATAATAGGTTCAATTTATGATAAATTCAGTTTGCAAATCGGACATGAATTGCTAGAAAGCAATTTAATCACCCAACTTAATGAAGAAGCAAAAAGTAATGGAATAAATATGACAATTACAAGTGCTTATTATGATGGAAATGTAATCGGTATAACCTTTAAGGCCGATAGCGACAGTATAGCTTTAAATAAAATTGGCGATAAAGGACCTGAGACTGAATATGGATATAGTTTTCACCTGTTTAACGGTAACGAACAAGAACAATGGTCTTCTACTATGACTCAATTGGAAAAGTCAGATGATGGGTATATTGCTGCTATGGAATTTTATAATCCCGATGCTGATTTACCTGAAAATTATACTCTTCCTCTAACTTTCACCTCTATTACTGGCGTAAAAGGTATTTGGAAGTTTGACATTCCTGTTAAACAAATTCCTTCCGAAACAGTTACTACAGAAGGTAAAAGTATTTTTAAGGATTATTCTATTCAGGTGGAATCGGTTATTAAAGGAAAAGCAACTACATTCTTAAAATACAAAACAACATTGCCGTTAGTAGGAAAAAATGATGATATCAATATAACTGTATTTGATAATGAAGGTAATAGATTATCAAAAAACCGTGCAGATGTATTATCAGCAGAACAAAACAATGATGTTGTAGTAAAAGATGTTCGAGAGTTATTTAACAGCAAAATAAAAGAAAACACTAAGTATTTAACAATTCAACCTGAAATCAGAAGGCACGAACAAGAGGCACTAAGCTCTTTGGAAAAGAACACTCCTTTTATTGTTGATAGTAAAAGGTTTGATTATAAAATACGTGTAAACAATATAGAGCAAAATGGAAATCAAGTTATTTTAAATTACAATGTCCAGAATGTGGAAACAAAAGACTTCAGGAAAGATATTATTCAAAACTTTGCTGATTTCATCATGATTATAAAATCTGATAAAATACGTGAAAGTGAAAGTGGAGAGTTGGATATGAAACAAATGCTTGAGCATCGCATTCGAAGTAATCAAGCAAAAGAAACGGGTGATGATAATCTACATTTCCGATCTGTTTTTACTATTGAAAACTCAGTTGGATTTAATATAAAGGACTACTCTTTAATGGTTCCGTTTGGAACTTTAAGTAGCAACACACCTATTGAAATGGAACCAATTAAAATTGAATTAGGTAAATGA